In one window of Eleutherodactylus coqui strain aEleCoq1 chromosome 10, aEleCoq1.hap1, whole genome shotgun sequence DNA:
- the LOC136579786 gene encoding uncharacterized protein: protein MMDYGRKTFIFLTLCALVGANEAQPLVTILEIFISIPSTHIGDTEIVSAVLNTTADHPFRYTVVAQKNQTKCINSTDPLCLSLIQPPALDVSVSISASNGKNVTYSAFINGSLALAVHVGPEVSVRPQMLSGGSDAITFLLDITYNKDNTTRHLFGSRRRQHTGFGNGIGFGNGNGFGNGYGNSYSNSYGNSYGIGFGVSFVQTRRTTVVNDGTGTGYWNGEPALRSAPLCALILLALLPVLLLK, encoded by the exons ATGATGGACTACGGAAGGAAAACCTTCATCTTCCTCACACTTTGTGCACTCG TTGGAGCAAATGAAGCGCAGCCGCTCGTTACTATTCTGGAAATTTTCATCTCCATCCCATCAACCCACATCGGAGATACGGAGATCGTGTCTGCTGTCCTTAACACAACAGCTGACCACCCATTCAGGTACACAGTCGTAGCCCAGAAGAATCAGACAAAATGCATCAACTCCACCGATCCCCTCTGCCTGTCTTTGATCCAACCGCCTGCGCTGGACGTGTCGGTGTCCATAAGTGCCAGTAACGGTAAAAATGTCACCTACTCTGCCTTCATTAATGGGTCACTTGCGCTCGCAGTACATGTCGGCCCTGAAGTCAGTGTGAGGCCCCAGATGTTGAGCGGTGGAAGTGACGCAATTACCTTCCTGCTGGATATTACGTACAACAAGGACAACACAACAAGGCACCTTTTCGGCTCAAGACGACGACAACATACAGGATTCGGCAACGGCATCGGCTTCGGTAACGGCAACGGCTTCGGCAACGGCTACGGCAATAGCTACAGCAACAGCTATGGCAACAGCTACGGCATCGGCTTCGGCGTCTCATTTGTCCAGACACGCAGAACCACAGTAGTAAACGACGGCACCGGGACTGGATACTGGAACGGGGAGCCCGCCTTGC GTTCCGCTCCGCTCTGCGCTCTAATCCTCCTGGCGCTGCTTCCAGTTTTACTTCTCAAGTGA